The proteins below are encoded in one region of Paramisgurnus dabryanus chromosome 2, PD_genome_1.1, whole genome shotgun sequence:
- the tssc4 gene encoding U5 small nuclear ribonucleoprotein TSSC4, producing the protein MMSDPECKETDAPSSLSNRDVIELPDDLSLSDSDSDEPTEHFGRKIEELSSSSSEDDEGDVQQGRHVPQENPTFRLAGGSSGFFDRSKDIFAQLDSAAKLTSKQLGEDNILDGTFARPAPPSPPHTTKRKCDVAPETTRNEPSSKKVPDYLAHPERWTRYSLEDTSETSDKQNSQVALQYIQGLQDRKRSQDDVPETFRPAFNQDHSSSCDNKLVFNKPKSKDQSKNKSSFVRKEEVGLQHLDDRQEIEDDESAPLHLSSWENEEKKRKLITEEKDDTKMTSVVFNNSKRVSRKRFRKTLGEDEQSTE; encoded by the coding sequence ATGATGAGTGACCCAGAATGCAAAGAAACGGATGCTCCTAGCAGCCTGTCTAATAGAGATGTCATTGAACTTCCTGATGATCTCTCTCTGAGTGACTCTGACTCTGATGAGCCCACTGAGCATTTTGGCAGAAAGATTGAGGAACTGTCATCATCATCCTCAGAGGATGATGAAGGAGATGTTCAGCAAGGCCGGCATGTTCCTCAAGAAAATCCCACCTTCAGGCTGGCAGGTGGGAGCTCTGGTTTTTTTGATCGAAGCAAGGACATCTTTGCACAGTTGGACAGTGCTGCTAAGCTCACGTCTAAACAGCTAGGTGAAGACAACATTCTTGATGGAACGTTTGCTCGTCCTGCTCCACCGTCACCTCCACACACAACTAAAAGGAAGTGTGATGTGGCTCCTGAAACAACCAGGAATGAACCTTCAAGTAAAAAAGTCCCAGATTACCTCGCACACCCCGAACGCTGGACTCGCTACAGTCTTGAGGATACTTCTGAAACCAGTGATAAACAAAATAGCCAGGTTGCCCTTCAGTACATACAAGGGCTTCAAGATAGAAAGAGGTCTCAGGATGATGTGCCGGAGACCTTCAGGCCAGCTTTCAACCAGGATCATAGCAGCAGCTGTGATAATAAACTTGTATTCAATAAACCCAAGAGCAAAGATCAAAGTAAGAACAAATCTTCCTTTGTTAGGAAGGAAGAAGTTGGACTTCAGCACTTGGATGATAGACAGGAGATTGAAGACGACGAGTCTGCTCCTCTTCATCTTAGTTCATGGGAGAATGAAGAGAAAAAAAGGAAGCTGATAACGGAGGAAAAGGATGACACAAAGATGACAAGCGTTGTCTTCAACAATAGCAAAAGAGTAAGCCGTAAGCGCTTCCGGAAAACACTTGGTGAGGATGAACAAAGCACGGAGTGA
- the ano9b gene encoding anoctamin-9, translating to MSSADQENAVALHELDNGNEPLLQAQFGSYPARSCDYVLVADLIKDQEDQTFKKQEAYIMELKEKNIKVTRIEHLEKVFFGITAPEEIFEKYKYLLKVSDACNWSGEQMSVSFSTRIRIVHFVLHHTYIEKGESLEDLLCQGVFGSMFCLHEKQEQKNLRKKWASWLAVFTLFKQPISEVKDYFGEKVALYYLWLGWYTRLLIPAAFIGVVVFLYGLAFFNTSPLIKEVCASNITMCPRCDKRCHVWNLSDTCSYAKISQLFDNEGTVAFAMFMAIWATLFLEMWKRHRALYVSRWKVFDWCEEEEELILEIVNNDQCKPREFKHSYWRSILVLLLVTLVLVVIIGLTHALVICRIISGTLWSESKWDFLRDNASTLAMLTGAVLHYITIQVMTKVNRVVALKLCTFEKTRSSAAIEKRFTVKMFTFQFFTLFSSLFYVAFFLGRVNGYPGNYVRIGGIWRLEECHPSGCLTDLFIQMCVILVLKQTINNIIEFTVPWLKLCFKRTKAKTIRRKCGNCYRKACRDDGNNYDPCDQCKLRIWLDNYQLTDVDCYSLFDEFLEMVLQFSFTTIFVAAFPLAPLLALFNNIFEIRLDAIKMVSLERRLVPKKTNDIGVWTRILEVVGVMAVIANGLVIGITSDFIPRLVYRYHYGPCANGSSTGLECMTGYIDGTLATAYTSDVKVKSDFTDKQMTMENGFMATQCSYRDYRNNEDQSLTPQFWLILAVRFAFIILFEHVVVLCKFGAAWFIPDSPIQVKNERLEDKLKRLKKELQGMSPRYDSTDV from the exons ATGTCTTCAGCCGACCAAGAG AATGCTGTTGCTTTGCATGAACTGGACAATGGAAATGAGCCCTTACTTCAAGCACAG TTTGGCTCATACCCTGCTCGATCATGTGACTATGTCCTGGTGGCTGACTTAATTAAAGACCAAGAGGACCAAACATTCAAGAAGCAGGAAGCGTATATTATGGAACTGAAAGAGAAGAACATTAAAGTGACT AGAATTGAGCATTTGGAAAAGGTGTTTTTTGGCATCACTGCCCCCGAAGAGATTTTTGAAAAGTACAAATACTTACTAAAGGTCTCAGATGCCTGTAACTGGAGTGGAGAGCAAATGTCTGTCTCATTCTCCACCAG AATCAGGATTGTCCACTTTGTTTTACATCATACATATATAGAGAAAGGTG AGAGTCTTGAAGATCTTCTGTGTCAGGGAGTTTTTGGGTCCATGTTCTGTTTACATGAG AAACAAGAGCAGAAAAATCTAAGAAAGAAGTGGGCAAGCTGGCTTGCAGTATTTACGCTCTTTAAACAACCCATCAGTGAGGTGAA GGATTATTTTGGTGAGAAGGTGGCACTGTACTACCTGTGGCTAGGCTGGTACACACGGTTGCTCATCCCTGCAGCTTTTAttggtgttgttgtgtttttgtatggCCTTGCCTTCTTCAATACCAGTCCGCTTAT TAAAGAAGTCTGTGCCTCCAACATCACAATGTGTCCAAGATGTGACAAGAGATGCCATGTGTGGAACCTGTCTGACACCTGTTCATATGCTAAG ATCAGCCAACTATTTGACAATGAAGGCACGGTGGCATTTGCCATGTTTATGGCAATTTGGG CCACACTGTTCTTGGAGATGTGGAAGAGGCATCGAGCTCTATATGTGTCAAGGTGGAAGGTGTTTGACTGGTGTGAGGAGGAG GAAGAGTTGATTTTGGAGATTGTAAATAACGACCAGTGTAAACCGAGAGAGTTCAAACACTCTTATTGGCGCAGCATACTGGTGCTGCTTTTGGTCACGCTAGTG TTGGTTGTGATCATTGGTCTGACACATGCGCTGGTAATATGTCGTATTATATCTGGAACACTGTGGTCAGAGAGCAAGTGGGATTTCCTTCGGGATAACGCCAGCACATTAGCAATGTTGACTGGTGCAGTGCTGCACTACATTACTATTCAGGTTATGACTAAG GTCAACAGAGTTGTGGCCTTAAAACTGTGCACATTTG AGAAGACTCGCTCATCTGCTGCCATAGAGAAGAGATTCACAGTGAAGATGTTTACATTTCAGTTCTTCACTCTCTTCTCATCACTATTTTATGTGGCGTTCTTTCTGGGGAG AGTAAACGGCTATCCAGGAAACTATGTTCGAATAGGTGGGATATGGAGACTAGAGGAG TGTCATCCGAGTGGCTGCCTCACAGATCTCTTCATCCAGATGTGTGTTATTCTAGTGCTCaaacaaacaatcaacaacatCATTGAGTTCACAGTGCC CTGGTTAAAGCTCTGTTTTAAGCGGACAAAAGCCAAAACGATACGCAGAAAGTGTGGCAACTGTTACAGGAAGGCATGTCGAGATGATGGGAATAACTATGACCCATGTGATCAATGCAAGCTTCGTATCTGGCTGGATAATTACCAACTGACTGATGTCGATTGTTATAGCTTGTTTGATGAGTTTTTGGAAATGG TCCTTCAGTTCAGTTTCACCACCATCTTCGTGGCTGCCTTCCCTTTGGCTCCACTTTTGGCTCTCTTCAATAACATATTTGAGATCAGACTGGATGCCATCAAGATGGTTAGCCTTGAGCGCCGCCTAGTGCCCAAAAAGACGAATGACATTG GTGTGTGGACTAGAATATTAGAAGTTGTTGGGGTGATGGCTGTTATTGCTAATGGGTTGGTTATTGGCATAACCTCTGACTTCATACCACGTCTGGTCTATCGGTACCATTATGGACCTTGTGCTAACGGCAGCAGTACTGGCCTGGA ATGTATGACTGGGTATATCGATGGCACTCTGGCAACAGCATACACGTCCGATGTAAAAGTTAAAAGCGACTTCACTGATAAACAGATGACAATGGAAAATGGATTCATGGCAACTCAGTGCAG TTACAGGGACTATCGCAACAATGAGGACCAGAGTCTCACACCTCAGTTTTGGCTTATTCTGGCGGTCCGCTTCGCCTTTATTATTCTGTTTGAG CATGTGGTGGTGTTGTGCAAGTTTGGTGCTGCTTGGTTTATACCCGACAGTCCCATCCAAGTTAAGAATGAAAGGCTGGAGGACAAACTGAAGAGACTTAAAAAGGAACTTCA